Genomic segment of Prochlorococcus marinus CUG1433:
AAAATTTTTAACTTGATAAAATTTGTCTAAGAATTTTCAATAGGATAATTGCTTGGAACTTCCTTTAGACCATTTTCGTTTAATTGGCGTAAGCCCCTCTGCAACACCTGAGGAAGTATTAAGGGCTTTTCAATTGCGTTTGGATAAAACTCCTGATGAAGGTTTTACTTATGAAGTTTTAACCCAAAGATCTGAGTTACTTCGCCTCACAGCTGATTTGCTTTCAGATCCAGAAAGGAGGAGAGAGTATGAAAATTTGCTTCTAAATGGAGCATCTGGACTTGAGTTCCCTTCAAATAGAGAAGTTGCTGCATTAATACTTCTTTGGGAATCTGGTTCCCCAAAAGAAGCTTTTAAAATCACGAGAATAGCTTTACAGCCACCACAAACTCCAGCTTTAGGAAGTAGTAGAGAGGCTGATTTAACTTTATTGGCTGCCTTATCAGCTAGAGATTCTGCAATTCAAGAACAACAGCTTAGATCCTATTCAAACGCAGCAGATTTTTTAAATGAAGGCATACAACTTCTCCAAAGAATGGGAAAGCTTAGTGAAATAAGGAAAGATCTTGAAGAGGACTTGATTTCCCTACTTCCCTACAGAATTCTTGATCTACTTAGTAGGGATTTAAATGATCAGGAATCTCATAAAAAAGGTCTAAGTATGTTGGAAAATTTAATAATCAAAAGAGGCGGTTTGGAAGGTAATAATAAATCTGAATATGAGAATTATTTAAACCAGCCAGAATTTGAAGCTTTTTTTCAACAAATAAAGCCATATTTGACAGTTCAAGAACAGATAGATTTGTTTATTGAATTACAAAAAAGAGGATCCTCAGAAGCAGGATTTCTAGCATTTTTGTCATTGACTGCAATTGGCTTCTCAAGAAGAAAGCCTGAGAAATTATATGAGGCGAGGAAAATTTTAAAGAAACTAAATGTATCAGGTCTTGATTCAATGCCCCTTTTGGGTTGTTTAGACTTACTTTTAGCAGATGTTGATCAGGCCTCAGCAAGATTCTCTAGCAGTTCTGATGAGAACCTAAAAGATTGGCTTAATAATTATCAGGGAAATAAGTTAGAGGCAATATGTATTTTCTGTAAAAATTGGTTAGAGAATGATGTTTTAGTTGGTTATAGAGATATTAATTCAAAGGAGGTGGATTTAGATGCTTGGTTTGAAGATAATGAAATTCAAGAATTTATTGAAAAATTAGAGATAAAATCAAATAAAACCTCTTTCAAATCAAACCTTCAAAATCAACTGATTAAAAAGGATCCTATGACAAAAGTTATAGAGGGTTTTGATAATACATTAGACAATTGTAATGAAGGAAAATTGCCTTGGCCTGGTGGTATAAAAGAAGGATATGAAAAGCTTGATTTTCAAGAAAATAAATTTAATGATGAAATTCTTAACGATAAACCAATAGTCATTTATAGATATTTAATTGAAAAAATTGCTGAATTTAAATTTAGTCTTGGCGAATTTTTTACACATAAAGACTTTCTTAGTCGATCACCTTATTTGATTTATTTATATGCGTTTTTGATCTTATTTACTTTTGGCATTGGGATTGGATTCCTCAGAAATAATCTTAAAAAATCAATTCAAAATGAAACTTTATCAGAAAAATCCATAATAGCTTTGGATAAAAATCAAAAGCCTGGAGGAAAAGATTTTATTGATGAAATTAAAAAGAAACCTTTAAATGAACTGAATTCTATTAATCAAAAACCTACTTCAATAAATTCCCTTAAATATGAAGAACTTACTAAACCTTCTCCATCTTTGGAAGAGATAAGAAATTTATTAAATGTATGGCTTTTAAGTAAAAGTAATTACTTAGCTGGAAAAAGTGAAATTAATCTTTCCAAAATTGTTAGTAGTGGTTTAATTGATAGAACAATCGAAGAAAGACAAAAAGATACTAAAAAAGCAATTTTTAAAAAAATTGATACTCAAATACTGAAGATAGATTTTGAATCACAAACCTCTTCTCGGATAGTCGTTTTAGCAGAATTAGATTATTCAGAGAAAATCGTAAAGAATTCCGGAGAATTTGTTAATGAAACCTCTTTTAATCCTCTAAAAGTTAAATATATTCTGGGATTTTCTAATAAATCATGGAAATTG
This window contains:
- a CDS encoding DUF4101 domain-containing protein, which codes for MELPLDHFRLIGVSPSATPEEVLRAFQLRLDKTPDEGFTYEVLTQRSELLRLTADLLSDPERRREYENLLLNGASGLEFPSNREVAALILLWESGSPKEAFKITRIALQPPQTPALGSSREADLTLLAALSARDSAIQEQQLRSYSNAADFLNEGIQLLQRMGKLSEIRKDLEEDLISLLPYRILDLLSRDLNDQESHKKGLSMLENLIIKRGGLEGNNKSEYENYLNQPEFEAFFQQIKPYLTVQEQIDLFIELQKRGSSEAGFLAFLSLTAIGFSRRKPEKLYEARKILKKLNVSGLDSMPLLGCLDLLLADVDQASARFSSSSDENLKDWLNNYQGNKLEAICIFCKNWLENDVLVGYRDINSKEVDLDAWFEDNEIQEFIEKLEIKSNKTSFKSNLQNQLIKKDPMTKVIEGFDNTLDNCNEGKLPWPGGIKEGYEKLDFQENKFNDEILNDKPIVIYRYLIEKIAEFKFSLGEFFTHKDFLSRSPYLIYLYAFLILFTFGIGIGFLRNNLKKSIQNETLSEKSIIALDKNQKPGGKDFIDEIKKKPLNELNSINQKPTSINSLKYEELTKPSPSLEEIRNLLNVWLLSKSNYLAGKSEINLSKIVSSGLIDRTIEERQKDTKKAIFKKIDTQILKIDFESQTSSRIVVLAELDYSEKIVKNSGEFVNETSFNPLKVKYILGFSNKSWKLVDFVSGL